The sequence below is a genomic window from Sphingobium sp. EP60837.
GCAGGAGGACATTGCCCATGTGATCGCCCGTTCCGTGGAGGGATCACGCCACCCAGGAAGGCGGCGCGATCTTCAAATCAAGCCCTGGTCTTGTCCTTGCGAGCCGGGATCAGGCTTTTGAGATCGCCGATCTTGCCGAGCAGGGAGTCGCCCTTCTTTTTCGAAGCCTTGCCTTCACCAGCCGCTTCACGCTCATCCGCTGCGCCGACCACTGCGTCGAGCAGGGTTGCGCAGGCTGCGCCGACCTTGCTGCCCTTGGCCGTCTCCGCCAGCGTCTTGCCGAGCTTGGCGGATTGAGCGGCTATCCGCAGGTCAAAGGGGATCACGATATCGACCTTGCGTTCGATCGACGTTTCGAAATCCTTGCGGCTGATTTCCGGCACGCCCGCATGTACGCGGTTGGCGACCACCAGCACGCGGGACTGGGGCGCGTTGGTCTTCAGCCAGGACAGGATCCGGATCGAATCGCGGGCGGCGGCCAGCGTCAGTTCGGTCACGACCACCGCGACATTGACGTCGCTCATCAGGTGGGGGTGCTGAATAAGCATGTGGCGCGGCAGATCGATGATGCTGCATTCGAATGCGGCGCGGAACTCTTCCAGCAATTGGTAGAAAGCGCCGCCGTCCGTCAGCATTGGCTGGCTGATCGGCGCTTCCGCCGACAGAATGGCCAGCGTGTCGCTCGCGCGGACCATGGCCCGTTCGATGAAGAGGCCGTCGATGCGGCTTGGGTTATCGATGGCGTCAGTCAGGCCGCGGCCCGGCTCCAGGTCCATCGCCAGCGCATTGGTGCCGAAGTGAACGTCGAGGTCCAACAAAGCGGTCGGGCGCTTCTGCTTTTCAGACAGCAGCCAGCCGAGCGATGTCGCGATGCTGGATGCGCCCACGCCACCGCGCGTCCCGATGACCGCGGCGGTCATGTGCGGACGTTCGGGCGCGGCATCGCGAGGCGCGAAAAACACGGCCTGCGCCTGGGCCAGCGCGTCACGCAACTGGTCCGCGCCGAAGGGCTTGAGCAGATAATCCTGAATGCCGCTGGCGAGCAGGTCGCGGTACAGGCGTACGTCATTGACCTGTCCGGCCGCGATCACGACCGTTCCCGGTTCACACACTTCCGCCAGGCTGTTGATGTCGTTCAGCGGATCGCCGCTTTCGGACATGTCGATGAACAGGATCTGCGGAGATGCGCTGATCGAAAGGCTCTGTACGGCATTGCGCATGCCGCCCTTGTTCACCTTTTCCGGCGCCCAGCCCATTTCAGCCGCGATCTGACTCAACAGATCATGACTATGATCGTCGCACACAAAGGCGTGGAAGGGGTCGCGCTGTCCAGACATGGCAGGTTTCCAGGGTGCGTTCATGATCAGCGTCCTAAGTTCTTGAGATCGCCCGAACCGGTCGGCGTCTTGTCGCGATAGGTCGAAATCGCCCGATTGGATGTTGCGGTGCGCAGGTCGCTTTCGCTGCTCTGGCCACGGACAAAATCCTCCGGGTTGGCGACCATGGCGGCCAGATTGCCGTTGACGCCACAGCCGAAATTGGACGTCGCCCCCAATCGGATATCGGTCTCGCTCTTGCTCGACCAATCGGGGCAGCCGGGAACGCGCGCGGTAGCGCGGCGCACGACCAGACGGACGCTGCCCGCGGGCGCCGCGCCTGCAGCGGCCGAACTGTCTTCGCTCACCAGCATGCCGTGATGGGCCACAACATCGGCGATGCCGTCGCGCAGCGTCGGGCTGTAATAGGCGTCGGTCACGATCGCGACCTGATCGCCATAACCCAGGCCGATGGATGCGAACCAGTCGTCCAGACGGCGCGCTTCGGAAGCGGAAAGGCTGCCGTCCGGCCCGGCCTGCACATCATAGGTGTAGGCGTCGTGGCTGACGACCGGCTGATGGACCGATTCGACGCCGCGATTGACGCTGGTCTTGCAGGCGGCGAGAGGCAGAGCCAGCAGGGCGAGCGCGCCGAGGCGGACGATATTCTTTGCGGACATGGAAGTCATGACGGTCGTCCTTCCGATCAGAAGCTGAAGCCGGGAGCGGCGGCTGATTTGGCCGAACGCTTGCCCTCATCGCGAGATGCCACCGCCGGAAGCGGCGCGGACGCCTGCGGACCAGGGGCGGGAACTGGGCCAGTGGGTTCGCGGCGCGGCATCGGCGCCCGCGCGCCGCTCACCCCGTCATTACCCTGCTGGAACAGTAGGCCCTGGCCGACAGTGGCGTTGCGGAAGCCATCGGTTGGCAGGCGAGCTTCCGACGCATTCATCGGCTTCACCAGATAGGGGGTGACCAGAATAACCAGTTCGGTTTCATGCCGCTGGAAACGGCGCGACTTGAACAGGCTGCCAAGGATCGGGATTTCGCCGAAGCCTGGTGTTTTACTGATCGAATTGGCGGTGTCGTTGTTGAGCAGGCCGGCGATCATGAACGCCTGGCCCGATCCGAGTTCAACCGTGGTTTCGGCCGTCCGGCTCTTGAGCGCGGGGACGGTCGTGTTGACCGAAAAGTCCAGGCTCGACACCGTGGGACGCACGCGAAGCGAGATGCGCCCGTCGGCCAGCACGGTCGGCGTGAAGGCCAGCTGCACGCCATATTGCTTGAACTCGATGCTGTTGCCCTGCGTGCCGTTGCTGACGGTGTAGGGATATTCGCCACCCGCCAGGAAGCTTGCCGTCTCGCCAGACAGCGCGGTCAGGTTCGGCTGTGCAAGGGCAGTCGCAAGGCCGCTGGATTCAGCGAGATCCAGCGCACCGGCAACGTCCATGCCCAGCAGGTTCGCGACGAAGCCAAGCGAAGTGCTGCCATCGGACGGTTGGTTGAAGGTGTACGTGGTGCCAGTGGCGCTTGTGGAGCGCGATACGAAGTTGCGATCAGCGCGGCCGATGCTGTCGATTACTCGGCCAGGGCCGTTCGCGAGCGCAGAGATATTGACCCCGATCTGGTGACCAAGGTCGCGGCTCACTTCGGCGATCTTCACCTGCAGGTTGACCTGAAGCGGCGTCGCGGTGCGCAGGCGGCTCACCACCGTCACCTCCTTGCCGACGAAAGCTTGGGTCAGGCGCTCGGCCTCGGCGGCGTCCTCGGGGGCGGCGACCGTGCCGGTCAGCAGGACCATGCCGTTCATCTTGTTTACCGCAATGTCGGCACCCGGCATCGCCAGCTTCAACATGTCATCGATGCTGGTCAGGTTGTTGCCGACCCGGACCGTGCCGGAAAACAGCACCTTGCCATTGGTTGCGGTGACGAACACGGTGGTTTCGCCCGCCGCCTTGGCGATCAGGTAAAGCTGGTTCTGCGCGCGGACATGGACATCGACCACATTGGGGTCGCCGATCACCACGTCGGACATCTTGGCGTTGAGGTTGATGACCTTGCTGCCGCCCACGGACATCAGGATCGCATTGTCCTGCGTGGAAGCGGGCGCGGCATTGAGGGCCGTCGTGGGCGTCGCAGCCATGGCGACCGCCAGGCCCAGCGCGATCGCGGGGCCGACGAGCGGCTTCACCGCCGCCTTGCCCGCGTGAAGGTTGAAACGCTTCATCTTACTTCCCCCCGACCGGAACAACGGTCACATTGGTGCCGCGCGCCACGCGGATCACTGGTCCGCTGGCCACGCCCGTTCCAGCCGGAGCGCCCCCTGCGGGCACGGCGGCGGCAGCGGCAGTCTGCAGCGGCTTGGCGGGAACGGAGCTGCGCTGGTAGCGAGACACGTCGGCGCCGGTGGAATAGGTGCCGCCCTTATCGACCGGGCGAGCGGCGAGCTTGGCGATGATCTTCTTTTCCGCATTCGGATTGGTCGCATCCGCCATATCGACGTCGGAACCCGCAATAGCGGCGTCGAGGTCGGACGCATTGTCCGCGATCGAGCGCAGCGTCAGCGAGAGCGAGCCGATGGTCTGCGCCACGGCGATCTTCTCTGCGATCTTGGGCGTCACTTCGATGGTGACGTTGGAATAGGTTTGCACGACCGGCTTGCCGTCCGCACCGAGCGCGTCCATGCGCTGGTCGGTGGCGAGCACGCGCAGGTTGCGCAGGATGGTTTCGGAAACCTTGAGCGGTTCACCCTCGCCACCGCCCGAAACGCTCTGCGTCAGCATCAGATCGACGCGGTCACCGGGGAAGACGAAGCCCGCAACCGAATTCTGCGCCGACACCGGCACGGTGACAGCGCGCATGCCCGGCCCGAGTGCAGCGGCGAGGAAGCCCCGCTCACCCGGTTTGATGACCGAACCGACCGTCATCGGCTGACCGGCGGAAATGGCGGTGCGCACGACGCTGCCCACCAGCTTGGTGGGATCGGCCTGGCCTTGGAGATAATAGGCTTGCTCGACCAGATCCTTGGGCCAGGGCTGGAAGCGGAAGCTTTCCGCGTCCAGGATGGTGCCCACCGGCAGCGCCTTGGTCGCGACCAGCACATGGGGCTGATCCGCTTCCACCGGCATGGATGAGGCACTGGCTTGCGGCGCGCCCGACGAACTCAGCATGTTGCGCGCGAGAAGGGCTGTTGTGACCGCTATGATGAGCGCCCCCGCCAGCAGCACGATTTTCTTGCCGTCCATGATGAAATTCGTCTCCCTCAATCAGGCGAGTTGCGCCCGAGCCCCGAATTTTACGCAAAATGGTTAAGATATCGTTCGCCAATCAACCAAAGGGCGGCGACGGATATTGCGATACCGTAAGGAATTTGGGGCTGTCCCAGCGTTCTGGTCATGCGGTGATGGGCCACGGTGATGATCGTCACCACGCCACCGATCAGCGCCATGACCATCAGCATCGACAGCATGGCGGCCCATGGGAACCACAGCGCCAATGCCCCCAATAGCTTGACGTCTCCGCCTCCCATGCAGCCCATGGCGAAGAGCGTCGCGAACAGGGCGAACACCACCAGCGCGACGCCGACCTGCAGCGCCATGCCCGGCCAGACCGGCAGCCCGCTTGCTATCCACCAGAGCGGGGCCAGTGCGGCAATGCCCAGGTTCAGCCGGTTCGAAATGATGCGCGATCGCAGATCCGTCACCGATGCGATGATCAGCAGCAGGCCAAGGGCGCATAACAGCGCCAGTTTGAAATATTCCCCCGTCATGAATCTAAACCCTAGACCCGATGGCTTACCAAACCGTAACCATGCGCCCATGGATTCGCCCGCCTCCTTTGCCCCGGCCTTCGACCGTCGCGCCTGGCCGATGAACGGTCGGCTCGATTATTGGACGGCGCCTGACGGCTGGCGTCTGCGCCGCTACCGTTTGGGCGAGGGGCAGCGGGGCCAATTGCTGATGCTCGGCGGGCGCGGCGACATGATCGAAAAATATCTGGAAGTGATCGATCATTGGGCAGGGCGCGGGTGGGCCGTCACCGCCCTGGATTGGCGCGGGCAGGGGGGATCGGGAAGGCTGACCGGCGATCCGCTTTGCGGTCATATCGACGACTTCGGCCAATGGATCGGGGACCTGAAGGCGTTCGTTTGCGAGTGGCGCGGGCAAGCGCCGGGGCCTTGCGCCATCGTCGCTCACAGCATGGGCGGCCATCTGCTGCTGCGGGCGCTGGCCGAAGGCATGCTGCCGCCGGACGCCGCGGTCGCCATTGCGCCGATGATGGACGTTCGCACCTCGCCCTTGCCCCGCTGGCTCGCGGCGGCGATCACGCGATCTATGTGCGCACTGGGCCTGCAGAGCCGCCAGGCGTGGACGCAGAAGGAAGAGTCGGAGCGGCAGAGGATCATG
It includes:
- a CDS encoding alpha/beta fold hydrolase translates to MDSPASFAPAFDRRAWPMNGRLDYWTAPDGWRLRRYRLGEGQRGQLLMLGGRGDMIEKYLEVIDHWAGRGWAVTALDWRGQGGSGRLTGDPLCGHIDDFGQWIGDLKAFVCEWRGQAPGPCAIVAHSMGGHLLLRALAEGMLPPDAAVAIAPMMDVRTSPLPRWLAAAITRSMCALGLQSRQAWTQKEESERQRIMRQKRLTHDPERYADELWWRDHSRDVALGPPSWRWVAQALQSTRALEQGGRLAQISVPLLILATEIDRLVSTPAIRRIAAQIPGARLHVYGQEAAHEILRELDPVRLDALRRIDDFLDEVAPA
- a CDS encoding pilus assembly protein CpaE — translated: MNAPWKPAMSGQRDPFHAFVCDDHSHDLLSQIAAEMGWAPEKVNKGGMRNAVQSLSISASPQILFIDMSESGDPLNDINSLAEVCEPGTVVIAAGQVNDVRLYRDLLASGIQDYLLKPFGADQLRDALAQAQAVFFAPRDAAPERPHMTAAVIGTRGGVGASSIATSLGWLLSEKQKRPTALLDLDVHFGTNALAMDLEPGRGLTDAIDNPSRIDGLFIERAMVRASDTLAILSAEAPISQPMLTDGGAFYQLLEEFRAAFECSIIDLPRHMLIQHPHLMSDVNVAVVVTELTLAAARDSIRILSWLKTNAPQSRVLVVANRVHAGVPEISRKDFETSIERKVDIVIPFDLRIAAQSAKLGKTLAETAKGSKVGAACATLLDAVVGAADEREAAGEGKASKKKGDSLLGKIGDLKSLIPARKDKTRA
- a CDS encoding CpaD family pilus assembly lipoprotein translates to MTSMSAKNIVRLGALALLALPLAACKTSVNRGVESVHQPVVSHDAYTYDVQAGPDGSLSASEARRLDDWFASIGLGYGDQVAIVTDAYYSPTLRDGIADVVAHHGMLVSEDSSAAAGAAPAGSVRLVVRRATARVPGCPDWSSKSETDIRLGATSNFGCGVNGNLAAMVANPEDFVRGQSSESDLRTATSNRAISTYRDKTPTGSGDLKNLGR
- the cpaB gene encoding Flp pilus assembly protein CpaB codes for the protein MDGKKIVLLAGALIIAVTTALLARNMLSSSGAPQASASSMPVEADQPHVLVATKALPVGTILDAESFRFQPWPKDLVEQAYYLQGQADPTKLVGSVVRTAISAGQPMTVGSVIKPGERGFLAAALGPGMRAVTVPVSAQNSVAGFVFPGDRVDLMLTQSVSGGGEGEPLKVSETILRNLRVLATDQRMDALGADGKPVVQTYSNVTIEVTPKIAEKIAVAQTIGSLSLTLRSIADNASDLDAAIAGSDVDMADATNPNAEKKIIAKLAARPVDKGGTYSTGADVSRYQRSSVPAKPLQTAAAAAVPAGGAPAGTGVASGPVIRVARGTNVTVVPVGGK
- a CDS encoding type II and III secretion system protein family protein; the encoded protein is MKRFNLHAGKAAVKPLVGPAIALGLAVAMAATPTTALNAAPASTQDNAILMSVGGSKVINLNAKMSDVVIGDPNVVDVHVRAQNQLYLIAKAAGETTVFVTATNGKVLFSGTVRVGNNLTSIDDMLKLAMPGADIAVNKMNGMVLLTGTVAAPEDAAEAERLTQAFVGKEVTVVSRLRTATPLQVNLQVKIAEVSRDLGHQIGVNISALANGPGRVIDSIGRADRNFVSRSTSATGTTYTFNQPSDGSTSLGFVANLLGMDVAGALDLAESSGLATALAQPNLTALSGETASFLAGGEYPYTVSNGTQGNSIEFKQYGVQLAFTPTVLADGRISLRVRPTVSSLDFSVNTTVPALKSRTAETTVELGSGQAFMIAGLLNNDTANSISKTPGFGEIPILGSLFKSRRFQRHETELVILVTPYLVKPMNASEARLPTDGFRNATVGQGLLFQQGNDGVSGARAPMPRREPTGPVPAPGPQASAPLPAVASRDEGKRSAKSAAAPGFSF
- a CDS encoding A24 family peptidase; the protein is MTGEYFKLALLCALGLLLIIASVTDLRSRIISNRLNLGIAALAPLWWIASGLPVWPGMALQVGVALVVFALFATLFAMGCMGGGDVKLLGALALWFPWAAMLSMLMVMALIGGVVTIITVAHHRMTRTLGQPQIPYGIAISVAALWLIGERYLNHFA